TATCATCTGCGGCAGTTATTTCCAAAATGGAAATAACTGCCGCTATGGGAAGAATTACCAAACTGCAATACTGTTAAAGATAGTCGTTAGACGGAGATAACTTGAGTTGGTGATGTGTAAAAATGATTTAGCTAGAATGAAGGAACCAAGCGCTTCTAAGAGAATAAACAGATTAGGTGCCAACTAGTGAACGTTGGTTCCAGCATATACGAGCGAATAAGGAGGTATCGAATTGGAAGAATTAAAAGTAGGCGATGTTGTTCAACTGAATAGTGGTGGGCCAGAAATGGCCATAAAGAAGTTTGGTGATTTCTCCGCCACTAATGGGCCTAAAGACGGGGTGATTTGTCAATGGAGAGTTGGCGAGGATATTAAAGAAGGAGAATTCCCCCGCGCTTCATTGAAAAAGTTTGATAAAGCAAAAAAGATGAAGAGCGTCTTTGATCTGAATAAATAATGTCCACTCCTAGGAGTTGCTGAGGTTCAGAACTCTGCAGTATTACAATACAGGATCGGGTTCCATATTGGAATAATAAACCCGACCCTGTATAGTTTCCTGCATTCCGCATGTACTTGTGTTTTGAAGAGGGATAAGCCAGAGGTGCGGCCCCGCTTAACGCCTATCCCTTTTTACATACACTACCATTGCAATTCGTATGCATTCGTGGGCTCTATTCATTTAAGAGGCATTGTGCACCTGAAGCCACAACTTTTAAAATCATATTGCCATCCGGGTGAGACAACCACTCTATAATCTACTCGTAGAAGTTCTGGTTCTTGGGTATCATAGGAACCTCCACAAAGAACATCTTTTCGCTGATAGTCACCTTCGCCGCGGCTAGAATCACCACACAATTCCATTACATTCCCATCAATGTCATATAGACCATATGGATTGGGCGGGAATGACGCTACCGGAGAAGCATAAGAATAGCCATCTGTATATCCTTTTATGGAATATATAATATTTCTATGCACGCTCTGATCCGCGAAGTTTCCTGTTCCGGCCGGCGGGGGCCAACTATTACCCCAAGGATAAATTCGACTGTCTCCTCCTCGCGCAGTATATTTCCATTGCGCTTCAGATGGTATCTTTACACCTGCCCATTTTGCATATGCATAAGCATCACTGAAACCTTGGGGGAGCCATACAACTGGATAATCATTTTGTTGAGGCCAAGGTATAGAACCTGGATATGGCATTTCTTGGTTCGTCGCTGTGCAGAATATGCGGTATTGTTCCACTGTGACTTCGGTCTTGTACATATAGAAGGCGTCGACTGATATTTTCTGCTTCGATTTTTGATCGATATATTCTCCAGCAGGAATCAATACCATCTCTGCACCATCTACAGGATTTATCTTTATTTGTGGCAATGAGACACAGCGGAAACCGACATTCTCGCTTCTAAAAGTAGGATTGTAGGTCGGTCGATAAGTAGAGCGGAAACTACCGGAAGCAAAGTCGTCCCAAGCTCCTCCACGCTGTATTTTCTCAGTACCTGTTGTTGGGCCGGCTGGATTCTTCAAAGGAGTGGTTTTGTAATAATCTGCGTTGTACCAGTCAGCACACCACTCATATACATTGCCAGCCATATCCAGCACTCCATATGGACTTGCCCCCTGGGGGAATTCACCGACGGAGGTCACCTTTTTTGCGTCTCCAGTTTTGGTGGTAGAACATTGCATTTTGGCTGCATCCCAAGTGTTTCCCCATGGATAGACTCGTTTATCTGTACCACGAGCCGCCTTTTCCCACTGTGCCTCTGTCGGCAGTGTCATACCGGCCCAGTCCGCATAAGCTTTTGCATCTGCCCAGGTGACATTAACGATAGGGTCGGTGTCCTGCCATTTCCATTCTGGTTCGGGTGGCATATTTCGTTCGGTCTCTGTGCAGAATTTCCGGTACTGCGCTACCGTTACTTCGGTTTTGTATAGAAGGTAAGAGTCTAATTGAACCTTATGTTGGGGCATTTCGTCTGCGAACATCTCACGTTTATCTCCGGGATGCTCTTTTAACCAGGCAGCTAGTTCTTCTTCACTTGTACCCATGAAGAACTCACCGGCAGGGACAAACATCATTTCGGCACCATCTTTCGCATTTATTCTGGTAGCAGGCAGGACTGAACATCTAAACCCAGTGTTTATGCTCTTTTCCTTTGGTGCCAAATAACCTCGGTTTGCACTGCGTAAGCTCCTT
The bacterium genome window above contains:
- a CDS encoding DUF2158 domain-containing protein; its protein translation is MEELKVGDVVQLNSGGPEMAIKKFGDFSATNGPKDGVICQWRVGEDIKEGEFPRASLKKFDKAKKMKSVFDLNK
- a CDS encoding SUMF1/EgtB/PvdO family nonheme iron enzyme; this encodes MNKVKLVLLLLLVTLGNSVWAAYTPAPLPTKQVNPNDGAEMVLIPAGDFMMGTSEFELANWLAVNTADKREEYAAEMPQRSVYLDAYYMYKTEVTVAQYRNFCMSTKRLMPSEPDWKWHDTDPIVNVTWLDAKAYADWAGVGLPTEAQWEKAARGDDGRTYPWGEAWPPKAGVGNFADKAAGKRYGASAGVIPGYNDGFVNIAPVGSFTANPFGLFDMEGNVSEWCADRYGDDYYQYAPAKNPLGATSGELRVIRGDPGYGGIRSLRSANRGYLAPKEKSINTGFRCSVLPATRINAKDGAEMMFVPAGEFFMGTSEEELAAWLKEHPGDKREMFADEMPQHKVQLDSYLLYKTEVTVAQYRKFCTETERNMPPEPEWKWQDTDPIVNVTWADAKAYADWAGMTLPTEAQWEKAARGTDKRVYPWGNTWDAAKMQCSTTKTGDAKKVTSVGEFPQGASPYGVLDMAGNVYEWCADWYNADYYKTTPLKNPAGPTTGTEKIQRGGAWDDFASGSFRSTYRPTYNPTFRSENVGFRCVSLPQIKINPVDGAEMVLIPAGEYIDQKSKQKISVDAFYMYKTEVTVEQYRIFCTATNQEMPYPGSIPWPQQNDYPVVWLPQGFSDAYAYAKWAGVKIPSEAQWKYTARGGDSRIYPWGNSWPPPAGTGNFADQSVHRNIIYSIKGYTDGYSYASPVASFPPNPYGLYDIDGNVMELCGDSSRGEGDYQRKDVLCGGSYDTQEPELLRVDYRVVVSPGWQYDFKSCGFRCTMPLK